Proteins from a genomic interval of Undibacterium parvum:
- the gloA gene encoding lactoylglutathione lyase: MRILHTMLRVGNLQRSIDFYTEVLGMKLLRQSDNPEYKYTLAFLGYGSNPEHTELELTYNYGVDSYDLGSAYGHIAIAVQDAALACAAVKAKGGKVTREAGPVKGGNTVIAFVEDPDNYKIELIERKGEQQAVTL, encoded by the coding sequence ATGCGAATACTTCACACCATGCTGCGCGTAGGCAATTTGCAGCGCTCCATAGATTTTTATACCGAAGTGCTGGGCATGAAACTATTGCGCCAGTCCGACAATCCAGAATATAAATACACCCTCGCCTTCCTCGGCTACGGCAGCAATCCCGAGCATACCGAGCTAGAGCTGACTTATAACTACGGTGTAGACAGCTATGACTTGGGCAGCGCCTACGGCCATATCGCCATCGCCGTGCAAGACGCTGCGCTGGCCTGCGCAGCGGTCAAAGCCAAAGGCGGCAAAGTCACACGCGAAGCCGGCCCAGTCAAAGGCGGCAATACCGTAATCGCCTTCGTGGAAGATCCCGATAACTACAAAATTGAACTGATAGAACGCAAGGGCGAGCAACAAGCCGTCACGCTGTAA
- a CDS encoding M48 family metallopeptidase, with product MKSTLGQVLQRALQLDFFNDLFGTERSAPEVSAPPVAPKIGKTKPLAPPKVGATNQRQIQLKDQLLEYSLLRSKRRSIGFLINHHGLRVTAPRWVTIADIELAIQEKQRWILNKLSERHERLAQREKTAMRWQDGASFLYLGKPLTLRLFHAGHSNIRHDQAQQELLLTLAQASALTLTGEALELAIKDRVKAWLQQEARQLFAARMPVYAEKLGVSYHSMSLSSASTRWGSCTSQGKIRLNWRLIHFAPELIDYVIAHELSHRLEMNHSARFWLHVQSVFPNFELARHHLRQHAATDFPAF from the coding sequence ATGAAATCAACCCTGGGACAAGTGCTGCAAAGAGCCTTGCAACTAGATTTTTTCAATGATCTCTTCGGCACCGAGAGATCCGCTCCGGAAGTGAGCGCGCCGCCTGTTGCACCTAAAATCGGCAAGACTAAACCGCTAGCGCCACCCAAAGTGGGCGCCACCAATCAGCGCCAGATTCAGTTGAAAGATCAGCTATTGGAATACAGTCTGCTGCGCTCGAAACGGCGCAGCATAGGCTTCCTGATCAATCACCATGGCTTGCGCGTCACCGCCCCGCGCTGGGTCACGATCGCCGACATAGAACTGGCGATCCAGGAAAAACAACGTTGGATACTGAATAAGCTCAGCGAGCGCCATGAACGTCTGGCACAGCGCGAAAAAACCGCGATGCGCTGGCAAGATGGTGCCAGCTTTTTGTATCTGGGCAAACCACTGACGCTCAGACTATTCCACGCCGGCCACAGCAATATCCGCCACGATCAGGCGCAACAAGAACTGCTGCTGACGCTAGCACAAGCGAGCGCGCTGACGCTCACTGGCGAGGCCTTAGAGCTGGCGATTAAAGACAGAGTTAAAGCCTGGTTGCAGCAAGAAGCAAGGCAACTATTCGCCGCCCGTATGCCGGTGTATGCAGAAAAACTCGGGGTCAGTTATCACTCTATGTCACTCTCCAGCGCCAGCACACGCTGGGGCTCCTGCACCTCGCAAGGAAAAATTCGTCTAAACTGGCGTCTGATCCACTTTGCGCCGGAGTTGATCGATTACGTGATCGCGCACGAACTATCGCACCGGCTAGAGATGAACCATAGCGCGCGCTTCTGGCTGCATGTGCAGTCGGTGTTTCCTAATTTTGAACTGGCCAGACATCATTTACGGCAACACGCAGCCACCGATTTTCCTGCATTTTAG
- the gmhB gene encoding D-glycero-beta-D-manno-heptose 1,7-bisphosphate 7-phosphatase: MKLIILDRDGVINQDSDAFIKSADEWHALPGSMQAIARLNQAGYTVVVATNQSGVARKLFDMATLNIIHQKMHAAAQQVGASIDAVFFCPHIADDSCDCRKPKPGMFQEIARRYAVNLKGVHSVGDSLRDLQAGFMLGCIPHLVLTGKGQQTLDKGGLPPGTQIYPDLAAMVEALLTSQLNTGSAD, from the coding sequence ATGAAACTCATCATCCTCGACCGCGATGGCGTGATCAATCAAGATTCGGATGCCTTCATTAAGTCAGCTGACGAATGGCATGCTCTGCCCGGCTCTATGCAGGCGATCGCGCGCTTGAATCAAGCCGGTTACACGGTGGTGGTGGCGACTAATCAATCCGGGGTGGCGCGCAAATTATTTGATATGGCCACACTCAATATCATTCATCAAAAAATGCATGCAGCGGCGCAGCAGGTCGGTGCCAGCATCGATGCGGTTTTTTTCTGCCCGCATATTGCCGATGATAGTTGCGATTGCCGCAAACCCAAGCCGGGCATGTTTCAAGAAATCGCGCGGCGCTATGCAGTAAATCTAAAAGGCGTGCATAGTGTCGGCGATTCTTTACGCGATCTACAGGCAGGGTTTATGCTCGGCTGCATACCGCACCTGGTATTAACTGGCAAAGGTCAACAGACTTTGGACAAGGGCGGGCTGCCGCCCGGCACCCAAATTTATCCGGATCTGGCGGCCATGGTCGAGGCACTACTCACTAGCCAGCTCAACACGGGATCTGCCGATTGA
- a CDS encoding HD domain-containing phosphohydrolase, which yields MEMNILVIDDAPMNVALQCHLLGKIEDCRPVSFLDPESALAWCEEHIPDLVMVDFMMPVIDGVEFIRRFRCIYGCQDIPVLMITANDEVELRYQALEAGANDFLIKPIDKIEFLARTKNMLALRRNQRYLEDRAAWLDVEVRKATAEIRKREQETVLRLSKAADSRDPETGAHIVRMANYSRVIAEQLGLSAAQQQLILEAAPMHDIGKVGIPDHILLKPGKLSIEEFAIMKKHAMLGYQILAESQSEMLQVGAEIALSHHEKFDGSGYPHGLVGEEIPLFARIVAVADVFDALTSERPYKTAWDIDKALALLHEGAGSHFDPQCVAAFVADWPQILEIKARYQEENEQDQSYGLY from the coding sequence ATGGAAATGAACATCTTGGTAATCGACGATGCGCCCATGAATGTGGCGCTGCAATGCCATCTGCTGGGGAAAATTGAGGACTGCAGGCCTGTCAGTTTCCTCGATCCAGAGTCTGCGCTGGCCTGGTGTGAAGAGCATATCCCGGATCTGGTGATGGTCGATTTTATGATGCCGGTGATCGATGGCGTCGAATTTATCCGGCGTTTTCGCTGTATTTACGGCTGTCAGGATATTCCGGTACTGATGATTACCGCCAATGATGAAGTCGAGTTGCGCTATCAGGCGCTGGAAGCCGGTGCCAACGATTTCCTGATCAAGCCCATCGATAAAATAGAATTTCTGGCGCGCACCAAAAATATGTTGGCACTGCGCAGAAACCAGCGCTATTTGGAAGACCGCGCGGCCTGGTTAGACGTCGAAGTCAGGAAAGCCACCGCCGAAATCCGCAAACGCGAGCAAGAGACCGTGCTCAGACTCTCTAAGGCAGCCGACTCACGCGACCCGGAAACCGGCGCGCACATTGTCCGCATGGCGAATTATTCCCGAGTGATCGCCGAACAACTCGGCCTGTCGGCCGCGCAACAGCAATTGATACTCGAAGCGGCACCTATGCACGACATAGGCAAAGTCGGCATCCCCGATCACATACTTCTTAAGCCGGGCAAATTATCGATAGAAGAATTTGCCATCATGAAAAAACATGCGATGCTGGGCTATCAAATTTTGGCGGAAAGCCAATCCGAGATGCTACAGGTGGGGGCCGAAATCGCCTTATCGCACCATGAGAAATTTGATGGCAGCGGTTACCCACACGGCTTGGTCGGTGAAGAAATTCCCTTGTTCGCCAGAATCGTCGCAGTAGCCGATGTGTTTGACGCTCTGACCTCTGAGCGCCCCTACAAAACCGCCTGGGACATCGATAAGGCTCTGGCGCTGTTACACGAAGGCGCCGGCAGCCACTTTGATCCGCAATGTGTGGCGGCCTTCGTGGCCGACTGGCCGCAGATTTTAGAAATCAAAGCGCGCTACCAGGAAGAAAATGAGCAAGATCAAAGTTATGGTTTGTATTGA
- a CDS encoding FIST signal transduction protein produces MKIAQVVLQNLPADLDKLSSLVAIEPQLILVFGYTAHFADPALNASLTAHFPNAQRVGCTTAGEITPAGVVNHSTVVTALHFEAVAFKVATAALASMEKSFDAGADLAKKLLAPELKAVLVLGQGVNINGSGLIAGMASELGDAMPVTGGLAGDDGAFVKTYTLSNAGVSSSEVVAIGFEGEKLIFSHGSFGGWKAFGPTRKVTRCVGNILYELDGAPALDVYKKYLGEYAKDLPGSGLLFPFEMLSDARESLGQIRTILGVNEEDGSLVLAGVINPDGYLRLMHAHTNDLVDGAETAAKASIAAAPDCQGQALGLLVSCVGRKLVMGGRVDEEVEAVQEILGENTVLCGFYSNGEICPGYQLEACSLHNQTMTITYLAETM; encoded by the coding sequence ATGAAAATCGCCCAAGTAGTTTTGCAGAATCTGCCCGCCGATTTAGACAAATTATCCAGCTTGGTGGCCATCGAGCCTCAGCTCATCCTGGTATTTGGCTACACCGCACACTTTGCCGATCCCGCCCTCAACGCCAGCCTGACAGCGCACTTTCCGAACGCACAAAGAGTGGGTTGCACCACCGCAGGAGAAATAACGCCGGCTGGCGTCGTCAATCACTCTACCGTAGTGACTGCCCTGCACTTTGAGGCTGTCGCTTTTAAAGTTGCCACGGCAGCGTTAGCAAGCATGGAAAAGTCTTTTGATGCGGGTGCTGATTTAGCCAAAAAACTGCTGGCGCCTGAGCTAAAAGCGGTCTTGGTATTAGGACAGGGCGTCAACATTAACGGCAGTGGTTTAATCGCGGGCATGGCCAGCGAATTGGGCGATGCCATGCCGGTGACCGGTGGCTTAGCGGGCGACGATGGTGCTTTCGTAAAAACCTATACTTTATCCAACGCCGGGGTATCAAGTTCTGAAGTAGTGGCGATCGGCTTCGAGGGCGAGAAGCTGATATTCTCTCACGGCAGTTTTGGTGGCTGGAAAGCCTTTGGACCGACCCGCAAAGTAACGCGCTGCGTAGGCAATATTTTGTATGAACTCGATGGCGCACCTGCACTGGATGTGTATAAAAAATATTTGGGCGAATACGCCAAAGATTTGCCTGGCTCCGGCCTGCTGTTTCCTTTTGAAATGCTCAGCGACGCGCGCGAATCATTGGGGCAGATCCGCACCATCTTGGGGGTGAATGAAGAGGATGGCAGTTTGGTCTTAGCAGGCGTGATTAATCCAGATGGCTATTTGCGACTGATGCATGCGCATACCAATGATCTGGTCGACGGTGCAGAAACCGCTGCCAAGGCCAGTATTGCTGCGGCTCCAGACTGCCAAGGTCAGGCGCTGGGATTATTGGTCAGCTGCGTAGGGCGCAAACTCGTGATGGGAGGACGGGTAGACGAAGAAGTAGAAGCAGTGCAAGAAATTTTGGGCGAAAACACGGTCTTATGCGGCTTTTATTCTAACGGTGAGATCTGCCCTGGCTATCAACTAGAAGCCTGTAGCCTGCATAACCAAACCATGACGATTACCTATCTGGCCGAGACCATGTAA
- a CDS encoding lysophospholipid acyltransferase family protein, giving the protein MLKFTLFIRSFLFLSVMIIVTVIWAPICILFAPLPYNQRYYATARWNVFMIWAAKVICGIRYQTKGFENFPDGPVIVLSKHQSAWETIFLLMATPRPLVFVFKKSITYIPFFGWAIALMRMIPIDRSKGKDAFAQVVVQGRIRLADGQWVIMFPEGTRIPVGQKGHYKGGGTRLAVETNTPVIPIALNSGECWPKNSFLKRPGLVTVSVGKPISPEGLTAPELMQKVEDWIEAEMRVISPQVYQAEQPKK; this is encoded by the coding sequence ATGCTCAAGTTCACACTTTTTATTCGCTCTTTTCTGTTCTTATCGGTCATGATCATCGTCACGGTGATCTGGGCTCCGATCTGCATTTTGTTCGCCCCGCTTCCGTATAACCAGCGCTATTACGCCACGGCACGCTGGAACGTGTTCATGATCTGGGCAGCAAAAGTGATTTGCGGGATACGTTATCAGACCAAGGGTTTTGAAAATTTCCCGGATGGCCCAGTGATCGTTTTATCCAAACATCAATCGGCCTGGGAAACCATCTTCTTGCTGATGGCGACACCACGCCCACTGGTGTTTGTGTTTAAAAAATCGATCACCTACATCCCCTTCTTCGGTTGGGCGATTGCCTTGATGCGCATGATCCCGATTGATCGTAGCAAGGGCAAGGATGCGTTTGCACAAGTGGTAGTGCAAGGCCGTATCCGTCTGGCCGATGGTCAGTGGGTCATCATGTTCCCGGAAGGCACGCGTATCCCAGTCGGACAAAAAGGCCATTACAAAGGCGGCGGCACCCGCCTGGCGGTAGAAACTAATACCCCGGTCATTCCGATTGCGCTGAATTCGGGTGAATGCTGGCCTAAGAATTCTTTTCTCAAGCGCCCTGGCTTAGTGACAGTTTCGGTAGGTAAGCCGATTTCACCCGAAGGTTTGACAGCACCCGAGCTGATGCAAAAAGTAGAAGACTGGATCGAAGCCGAAATGCGCGTGATTTCACCGCAGGTGTATCAGGCTGAGCAACCTAAGAAGTAA